The Clupea harengus unplaced genomic scaffold, Ch_v2.0.2, whole genome shotgun sequence region AAgcttaaaacatcagaaatctCTCGTGATCCCCTAGGCCCAGATCCTCTTGCAGAATATGAGAGAAGggtaagagagatggaggaaagaggCCATATTATGGACTTAATTCCAgtgatgagaaaaagagagctggCCACTTTGCAGATTTATCTGTTGGACATCCGAGGCCTTCCAGCTGAGGTTGAACAGAGGAGGAAGATCCATGATAGTGAGACCATGAAAATGGGGGAACTGGAGAGGGAAAAGGATGCAAACACGTTGGCTGAGATCAAACACGAGCTTGAGAGCTATAAAAGAATCCTGGCACGGGTGAAGGAGAGGGTCACGGCCGACGCTGATGCTCACCTTTTACAACAAGACTCAGAGCACACATCACAGAGTTGTCCCTCACCTGCCTCCCTTCAGAATCCGAATGAATCAGAAACAAGCCGATCCAACCCCGCTAAATGTACAATGAGAGGAAACAAGAAAAGGGAGAATATCAAAAATGGTGCTGTTGCTCGCCCTCTGCCCAATGGTTGGAAGCACGCATCAaaaccctctctttcctccaagAAAAGCGATCCTAGGGTGGACTGTTCTGTCTCCAAACCATCAGCTCCTAATAGCACGTTGAAGAACACTGGCCTGTCCCGCCGGTTGTCACCACGAAGCATAAAGAAGAAGCTGCCCCCCTCCAAAAATACTCTAGCAAAGGATTCCCGGTTGTCCCATCGAGGTCATTCAAGACCCGGATCAGTTTCATCCTCTCATACAATCACCTGCACTGATTGCTCCTCTTTCCAAGACAGGTGTACTTTCCCCCACGAGTTAATATCCATTCCAGACCTATCACTCAGAGACCCATTGCATGAACCACCCACCACCTGTGTCTGTGCAACCACTCTTCGAGCCGTGGCCGGGaggaatgcaacacacacaccacctactaGAGTGAGTTCAAGTTGATGAGTTTTAATTTGAACTGAATTCAAGTGGCGTGAGAACATTGATTGGACCACTGAATTGAGATGGTCTGTATTTTAAATGTGATAACTTGCTACAAATTGGGTTCATCAAAAGATTCTTAAGTAGGACTGCTTGTCAACTAAGATGCTATCACTTATATGCAGTTACGTCTGAAGTGccataaatgaatgaaagttGATGAGTGGTCCACTTTAAGTGTTTCCATAGTCCTGGGTTATAAGTGTATGAGACCCCAAAACCCAAACcacatatacagtgccctccacaattattggcacccctagtgaatatgagcaaaacaggctatgaaaaatatgtctttgctgtttatcctcttggtctttcactcaaaatattcacaaaaatcttaccttttcattgaaagtaaaattattgaaagaaaaaaaactgttgatattaaataaatattttccccaaaacatgtgtgccacaactaattggcaccccttaatttaatgttttgtgcaccCTCcatttgccaagataacagctctgagtcttctcctataatgcgttgatgaggttggtgaacacatggcacgggatctgagaccatccctacatgcagtatctctccagatccttcagattctgaggtcaacattTGTAGACTTGGCTTCAGcacatcccacagattttctatggggtttaggttgggggactgtgatggccatggcaaaacctttattctgcggttgGTGAACCatctttgtgttgattttgaggtgttgcttcggatcattgtcctgctggaaggtccaaccacggcccattttaagcttactggagggggcggttaggttttcatttaatatctgctggtatttgatggagtccatgataccatgtatcctaacaagatgtccagggcctttggaagaaaaacagccccacaacatcaaagatctgccaccatacttcacattgggtatgaggtgcttttctgtatggctatctttctgtctacgccaaacccacctttgatgtttgttgccaaaaagctttattttggtctcatctgaccatataactcggtcccatttgAAAGTCTgtcttacatttggcaaactgtaggcgctttagtttgttgttgattgacagcagaggcttttttctggcaaccctccaaaacaacttgtggtgatgtaggtggcgtctgatggtagttttggagactttcttaccccaagactcaactaacctctacaattctccagctgtgatccttggagattattttgccggttgaaccatcctcctcacagtgcgtggggtcaatgtacagacacgtcctcttccaggctgattcttaacatctcctatcgctttaaacttcttaattatttccattgtagtgaaaatgggtattttcaactgtttagagattttcttgtgtccacatcttgatttgtgcagctcaacaacttttcgtcgcacatcgtcactgtgttcttgggtctttcccatagtgatgaatgactaatggaatttggcctgtgtcacctcatatttgtacgccagtgggacaggaagtcatggttgacctcatAAGAGTTCCTAGTCAAACAGgttaacttaaaaatgtaaaacatgactggaaatatacttcagttagattttaattacaagatatttctaggggtgccaataattgtggcacacatgttttgtggaaaatatgaatttaatgtcaacagttttttttttctttcaataattttacttcaatgaaaaggttaagatttttgtgaatattttgagtgaaagaccaagaggataaacagcaaagacatattttttcatagcctgttttgctcatattcactaggggtgccaataattgtggagggcactgtatatatatataatatcaaACTATTTTTTCTTTGGTTTTCAGGCTTCattgggagaggaaaagaaggaaacAGTGAAGAGGATGAAATTATGACTGAGGAGGATCAGTTAGGGACAGAAAGAGGTGCGGAGAGGGcgcagacagagagtgacagtgaggaCAGTAGCGATAATGAGGAGGAAACAGCAACGGACATGCTACCCTCCAAGAGGAACCAACAGCCATACTGTCCCCAAACCATTCACAGACCATTAAAAAGAGCCTGAAACAGGAAGACCAAACTCAGCGCTACACGGAGTTGAGGTATTTGGTGCTGACCACTGACATGAAATTGGGATATCTTTCAAGAGCTGGAGAAAGAGGCCAAGTGGGCAtacaaaaaaggagaaagacCAGCTGGAAATTGAAGAAGGAAACCTTCAAAAAAAGTGAGAAATCAATCTGGTCAGACATGAAAAGTAAGACAAAGGAGGCACTGAGAGTGCAAGAGGTAGAAATTGAAAAGGGTCAGAAAAGGGTTGAAAAGGAACTGAAATTAGAGGCAGCCAACCTAAAAGCCTGCTTAAAAGGGTACAGAAAGGATATGAAAGAGGAAgcaaaaaagggaaaacaaaggCAGAAGGTTCTTAAGAAGCAAcgacaagaggaagagaaacgcAAACTGGCAGAGCAGAAAAGGTTTGAAAACAGCAGGAGAAAACATTTCCAGAGGCAGCTGgacgaggagagaaaaaagagtgaagCTGAAATCATGAGAGCACATGAGGAAGGGAAAAAGGacgagaaggagagggaaatgaaTGAGAAAATGCAGATGGAGGAAAACATGAAGTTGAAGAGACAGCTTAAATATGATGAAAGGAAACGTAAAACAACAGGAGATGGACTATAAGAATTGTCAAACGTGATGAGTTGACTGACAAAATAAGCGCTGCACCACGACGTTTTGCCAAAGCCGTGACCAAGCTTTTCAGGCCAAGTTTTGGAAAACAAGTAGAGAAAAGTTTGAAGGAAACACAAAAGGCAGAATTGCTGAGGTTCCAGCATGAAAAGGACTACATGAAGGAGGATTTCGAGAGAAGGGTAAAGCAGACACTGGAGATGTataaagtggaggaggagagaaaatggtGTCTGGAAGACAGGCAGAAAGTGCATGCTGCGAGAAGGAGGCAAACGAGTGGACACCGTAAAATGCGGGTTGGGCTGTCAAAGGTGAGGGGCAGTGCGAGTCGCATCAATATGTTTTGAGAGGAGGCGACAGGACACCAAGAAGGAGCAAGTCAGACAAAAGGTCAGTAAGATGGCTGGTCGTGCAATACCTCCTTAATAGACATTCAGGCTCTTAGGctcgaacaaacaaacaaacaaacaaacaaacaaacaaacaatcaatcaaacaaattAATAACAATACGAAATATGCTTCTGACTCTCATGATTAGTGGTTCAAAAGAAGCAGAGAAGTAACCCAAGGGGGAGGAGAGCGCATCTCACAGGAACTGCTGTCATAAAGCTCTTTTATAATGAGATGGGTTGTATGAGAAGTGCCAGGGCATTGTTACCAAGGGTAAGACAGATGTCCTTGTTATTTAAAATCTAGAGCAATGATCTTGGACTGGGAGTAAAGTAGGGGTTAGGTTTGGGCAACACCATTGTCTACAAGGTTAAGCTCACATGATGCCAATAGCATTTGCACATTTAAACTGTCTGACCAACAAGGTCAAAGTATAATTATAGGATTGAGTACTGCCTGAAGTTGTTTAAAGCACACTTTAAATGATCCTTGCTTTCATTCCATGCAGCGCTCACACTAAATGTGTCCTGGCCACACAAAACGAGTATCATACAACATGGCAGCCAAGAGACACCACTGTGGAAGCAGATCTTTCAGACCCAGCGGGGAACTCTCCCAAACTAAAAGGTAGAAATTGAAACTGAAAAGTTAAAAAGGTAGAACGATTAAAGTGACGTTTTAATTGCTTACATCAAATTGAAGAGTTGATTGCAAACGTAAATGGTGCTTGTTTCAGTGAATAACTGGTCTTTGTCTTGTATAAATAgatgtttataactatatgaTCATTGGTTAGATATGCAGACAAACTTTTTCTTTGATGAATGGAAATTGTCAGATGTTTTACCCTGCTACAGTCTAGAGAAGACATGAATGATGCTGTGACACTAATGAGCTCGACTTTTCCTCTTTCAGCTTCTCATCGAATATCGGCCCAATCCGTCTGCTGTCCCCAGCACCTGCCAAGGAGGACGGGTTGCCCCCAAAAGCCAGGGTCCTCCCAAGGTTTCTTTTAGCTCTGGGAGTTTTCCTTGCCACTGACGCCTATGGCTTGCTTCTGGGGCATGAGGAGTGTTAATTTCTATTTtatacataataaaaa contains the following coding sequences:
- the LOC122129931 gene encoding uncharacterized protein LOC122129931 translates to MKQSQRDAERACREASVWMAQQAGRQDTLEYNVRTFEGSLSPSSSGSVLEPVWELIPTLKPAPRPAPPKQSKRTCAVEDNLQCAAGADMISSWQAGVQLQPQIAQLFPGHSDHYSRPSPVIHPFSVMPSPLGASRAPFPPLSSSQPQPASHLVVELHTSPAPTASAPGVHPFQATAQRENRHQPPILQAPAPSTTAVAKAKPKLKTSEISRDPLGPDPLAEYERRVREMEERGHIMDLIPVMRKRELATLQIYLLDIRGLPAEVEQRRKIHDSETMKMGELEREKDANTLAEIKHELESYKRILARVKERVTADADAHLLQQDSEHTSQSCPSPASLQNPNESETSRSNPAKCTMRGNKKRENIKNGAVARPLPNGWKHASKPSLSSKKSDPRVDCSVSKPSAPNSTLKNTGLSRRLSPRSIKKKLPPSKNTLAKDSRLSHRGHSRPGSVSSSHTITCTDCSSFQDRCTFPHELISIPDLSLRDPLHEPPTTCVCATTLRAVAGRNATHTPPTRVSSS